A region of Clostridium acetobutylicum ATCC 824 DNA encodes the following proteins:
- a CDS encoding glycosyltransferase 87 family protein, translating to METLKKNWTKFILSFIMLVLAIICVYTLSTYKSSEKNTGFLKMGGGFNKSFNSSSRKLNGQPNMKGAPAQHPSNSNANSKSAPPNNFNHNVSKPQRMMGGGEFNSSSKYSSEVLIYSLGFFAIVICAYLAIVKKKIKISTENRGFILAAFLVIGFLFRIIVGLLITGYVTDIGLYKQWALTAAKNLAAVYTNGSVDYPPVYLYVLSIIGKIASSSFMSNYSTLLIKLPSIIADIFSAYFVYRLSIKRFSYETSFALTLFYLFNPAILINSTLWGQADSFFTLLVILAVYFISEDKIVPSSIFFALSVLMKPQGIIFLPLVLFWYIKNKNLKSIFKSIASGFITTIIVLAPFSISKGNITWIFDLYTREVSEYPYASNNAFNFYSLIGANRVKDSNTMFIFSYHTWGMLFIVLITLISGFFYLKSKNKYASTLAALIQVVGVFNFSVGMHERYMFTAVLASILAYIYFKDKRLLLISLLLSFINYANMHTILFNRLNMNVNSSSSMLIVFISLLNITTFVYLIKVCFDLCLKKDIKVTEDIQNTL from the coding sequence ATGGAAACTTTGAAGAAGAATTGGACTAAATTCATTTTATCGTTTATCATGCTTGTCTTGGCAATTATATGTGTTTACACTTTATCTACATACAAAAGCAGCGAAAAAAATACAGGTTTTCTTAAAATGGGGGGTGGATTTAACAAAAGCTTTAACAGCTCTTCAAGAAAGCTTAACGGTCAACCCAATATGAAAGGTGCTCCAGCACAACACCCTTCTAATTCCAATGCAAACTCTAAATCCGCTCCACCTAATAACTTTAACCACAATGTATCAAAACCTCAGAGAATGATGGGTGGAGGTGAGTTTAACTCCAGCAGTAAATATTCCTCGGAAGTACTAATCTACTCCTTAGGCTTCTTTGCTATAGTTATTTGTGCATATCTTGCTATAGTTAAAAAGAAAATAAAAATAAGCACTGAAAACAGAGGGTTTATACTTGCAGCTTTTCTCGTAATTGGATTTCTATTTAGAATTATTGTGGGACTTTTAATAACTGGGTATGTTACAGACATAGGTCTTTATAAACAATGGGCCTTAACCGCTGCTAAAAATCTTGCAGCCGTATACACTAATGGATCTGTAGACTATCCTCCTGTGTACCTCTACGTTCTATCTATTATTGGTAAAATAGCTTCTAGCTCATTTATGAGTAATTACTCAACGCTACTTATAAAACTTCCATCTATAATTGCAGATATATTTTCAGCCTACTTTGTGTATAGACTCTCTATAAAGCGTTTTTCTTATGAAACAAGCTTTGCACTTACGCTATTTTATTTATTTAATCCAGCAATATTAATAAATTCAACCTTATGGGGTCAAGCAGATTCTTTCTTTACACTATTAGTTATACTTGCAGTTTACTTTATATCTGAGGATAAGATAGTACCGTCTTCTATATTCTTTGCTTTGTCTGTATTAATGAAACCACAAGGAATCATCTTTCTTCCACTAGTTTTGTTCTGGTATATAAAAAATAAAAATTTAAAGTCTATTTTTAAATCCATAGCTTCAGGGTTTATAACGACAATAATTGTACTTGCACCTTTTTCCATATCAAAGGGAAATATAACTTGGATTTTTGACCTTTATACAAGAGAGGTTTCAGAATATCCATATGCATCAAATAATGCTTTTAATTTTTATTCTTTAATTGGAGCCAATAGAGTAAAAGACTCAAACACAATGTTTATATTCAGTTATCATACTTGGGGAATGCTTTTTATAGTTTTAATAACTTTAATTTCAGGCTTTTTCTATTTAAAAAGTAAAAACAAATACGCTTCAACCTTAGCTGCCTTAATACAAGTAGTTGGTGTATTTAACTTTTCGGTTGGAATGCATGAAAGATACATGTTTACAGCAGTTTTAGCATCAATTTTAGCTTATATATACTTTAAAGATAAAAGACTTCTCTTGATTTCTCTCTTACTAAGCTTTATAAATTACGCTAATATGCACACAATCTTGTTTAACAGGCTTAATATGAATGTTAATTCATCGAGTTCAATGCTAATAGTATTTATATCACTCTTAAACATAACCACCTTTGTATACCTAATAAAAGTTTGCTTTGATTTATGTTTAAAAAAGGATATTAAAGTCACAGAAGACATCCAAAATACTTTATAA